A section of the Citrus sinensis cultivar Valencia sweet orange chromosome 8, DVS_A1.0, whole genome shotgun sequence genome encodes:
- the LOC127899127 gene encoding uncharacterized protein LOC127899127 encodes MRNILGAIDELSQALQRKNQDIVNAMNLHDINVPNMDDMFMDRGRSLRKAQEIINLHHYRVELYYIVLDMQLQELNSHFNKTNIELLLCLACLSPDDSFSAFNKQKLLRLAQLYPNEFSAIDIMALRIQLDTYILDIRTSGEFSQLEDISDLAKLMVKTKRHKVYPLIHLLIISALTLPVATVSVERAFSAMNIFKNQL; translated from the exons ATGAGGAATATTTTAGGGGCTATAGATGAGTTATCACAAGCATTACAGAGGAAAAATCAAGATATTGTGAATGCTATGAACTTG CATGATATTAATGTGCCTAATATGGATGATATGTTTATGGATAGAGGGCGATCACTACGTAAAGCTCAAGAGATCATAAATTTACATCATTATCGTGTTGAATTGTATTATATAGTCTTAGATATGCAACTTCAAGAGcttaattctcattttaataaGACAAATATTGAGTTGCTTCTTTGCTTAGCATGTTTATCTCCAGATGATTCATTTTCTGCTTTCAACAAGCAGAAGTTATTACGGCTAGCTCAGTTGTATCCAAATGAGTTCTCTGCAATTGATATCATGGCACTTAGAATTCAACTTGATACATATATTTTGGATATACGAACTAGTGGTGAGTTTTCACAATTAGAAGATATTAGTGATCTTGCAAAGTTGATGGTCAAGACTAAGAGACATAAGGTATATCCATTGATTCACTTGCTAATAATATCAGCATTGACTTTACCTGTTGCCACTGTTAGTGTAGAGAGAGCATTTTCAGCCATGAACATTTTTAAGAATCAGTTATGA